ATCCCGGATTCGGTGATCGGTTTCCTGCGTGGGGAACTCGGCACTCCGGCCGGCGGCTGGCCCGAACCGTTCCGTACCCGGGCGCTCGAGGGCCGCGGTCCGGCCAAGCCGGAAGTCGCGCTCACCGGGGAGGATTCGGCCGCCCTGGCGGGCACCTCGCAGCAGCGGCGGGAAACCCTGAACCGCTTGCTGTTCCCGGCGCCGACGGCCGAATTCCTCGCGCACCGGGAGAAATACGGTGACACCACCGGCCTGTCGGCGAACCAGTTCTTCTACGGCCTGCGCCATGGCGAGGAGCATCGGGTCGAGCTGGAGAAGGGCGTCACCCTGCTGATCGGCCTGGAGGCGATCTCCGAACCGGACGAGCGCGGGATGCGCACGGTGATGTGCATCCTGAACGGGCAATTGCGTCCGGTGCTGGTGCGCGACCGCTCCATCGCCAGTGACGTCCCGGTGGCGGAGAAGGCCGACAAGAACAACGCCGGGCATATCGCGGCGCCGTTCGCGGGTGTGGTGACACTGACCGTCGGAGAGGGCGCCACGGTGGCCGCCGGCGATACGGTCGGAACGATCGAGGCCATGAAGATGGAGGCCGCCATCACCGCACCGCGCGGTGGTGTCGTGGCCCGGGTCGCCATCAGTCCCGTACAGCAGGTGGAGGGTGGCGATCTGCTCGTCGAGCTGCGATTGAACGAGGCATCCGCCGAGTGAGCCGGCGATGACGAGGATTGTCGCGGGTTCGGCCGGTGGGCGGCGGTTACGCGTCCCACCGGCCGGTACCCGGCCCACCTCGGATCGGGTGCGCGAAGCACTGTTCAATCTGCTGGGCGCCCGGCTGGATTTCGACGGGATGCGCGTGCTCGACCTGTACGCGGGTTCGGGCGCGCTCGGACTGGAAGCGTTGTCGCGTGGCGCCTCTCACGCCCTGCTGGTCGAATCCGACCGCAAGGCCGCGGCGGTGATCCGGGGCAATATCGCCGATCTCGGACTGCCGGGCGCCGAATTGCGCCCGGGCACAGTCGCTTCGGTACTGGCGAGCGCACCGGCGGAATCGTATGACCTGGTGCTGTCCGACCCGCCCTATGCCGTGACCGATGTCGCGGTCGAGGCCGACCTGTCGGCCCTGGCAGCCAACGGCTGGCTCGCTCCGGACGCGTTGATCGTCGTCGAGCGATCGGCCCGTTCGCCGGAAACCGCGTGGCCCGCGAAGTATTCGGCGCTGAAGTCACGCCGGTACGGGGAGACCCGTATCGACCTCGCCGAATATCACGGCTGACCGCGCAGCCGCGAGACCCGGGCCCTATTGCGCCGTGCGGCGTTCGGCGATGCGAGCGAGCAGCCGCTTGTGGACCGCGGCGGGGAGCATGTCGGCGACATCGCCACCGAAGCTCGCGACTTCTTTGATCAGGGAGCTGGACAGGAAGCTGTGGGCCGGGTTGCTGGCCAGGAAGTAGGTGTCGACGCCCGACAGCTTCTTGTTCATTTGCGCCATCTGCAGCTCGTAGCCGAAGTCGGTGGCATCGCGCAGACCCTTCACGATCGCGGTGATGCCCTGTTCACGGGCGAAGTCGACCGTCAGTCCGTACCAGGATTCGATACGCACGGTGGGCAGCGCCGAGGTCGCTTCGCGCAACAGCTCGATGCGTTCGTCGACGCTGAACATGCCCTGTTTGTTCTTGTTGATGCTCACGGTCACGACGACCTCGTCGAATTGCGCGGCCGCCCGCGAAATGACGTCGATATGTCCGTTGTGGACCGGGTCGAACGATCCCGGGCACAGTGCTCCAGCCATGCAGCGACGCTAACAGGTGCGCGGCTGCCGATGACCGGTGGGAGTGGTGACCGGGCGGTGTCACAGTGCCCGCAGAAAAAGCGACTTCGGCGGGGGAAGTGGAGTGGGCCGGACGAATCCGCGTGCGGGATCCTCTCGGGTACGGGCCACGGCGGTGTGCAGGCGCGCGGCCACCGTGCCGGCGCTGAGCTCGCGCCAGGTCGTGCGAACGAGGTGGAACCCGTAGCGGCGCAACGTCGCGTCGCACGGTGCGCCGACGGTGCGATCGGCGGCGGGCGCCGCGCGGTCGGCGGGGTCGGCGAGGGTGAGCAGTACCCCGGTCCGGCCCAGGTGGATATCGGCCGAGCCCAGCACGCGGCCGTCGTGGCCACAGACGACGCCGCCCGCCGCGGCGGGCGGGAAGCCGAGGTGTCGCAAAAGCACGCGCGCCCGGGAATGGGAAACCCCACGGCTGCCCGCGTCCAGAAATCCGATCACGCGCCGCGCGGCGTGCACCCCGCGCCGCCCGCGCGCGGCCTCCAGTTCGTGCGCGAGATCCGCTGCGCTGATGCCGAAGTCGCGGCTCAACGCGTCGCCGACGACCACCGCCGGTTCGAATGCGAGAGTGCGGGCCAGGTCGACGACGGTGCGCGCCGGACTGGTCACCACCAGTCCGTGCACCTCGGCCACGAGTTCGACCGGTGCGCAATGCACCTGGAGTTCGGCCTTGATCCGGCCGCCGTAGCGACGATCGCGGGTGACATGCACCCGGTCGAGCAGGGCCGGCACCATCGGCGCGCCGAGTACCACCGCCGCCGATTGATGGCTGACCACCGCGCCGGCCGCCATCTCCGGCAGCAGTGCCGCCACCTTCAGCCGATGCCGCGCCACCGCGTCCAGCTCGGCCACCACCGCGGATTCCGCATAGGCCCCGCGCCGCACCCGCCGCCAGGTTCCGCCCGCACAGCGCCGTCGTATCTCGTCGTCGCTGATGCCGACCGACACCACATCGCGGCGCCGGTGCAGTCCCGCGGCGGCGGGTGTCATGTGCCGCGCGAGACCGGCTGTACCGCGGGCGCTTTCGGCGATCACTGCGCTTCCGGGTCGCGGTGCGGACGGATGTGGCGGTGATCGGGGAGCGGACGACACGCCACAGCGGCTCGCGCCCGCGGATTTCGCAGAGGTGGGGTGGTGCGCGGCCCGCGCAGACCGTTACGCCACGACCTGGGGTTTCCCGGACACTGATGCATTGCCGAACCTCCCACGATGAGAACTAGCAACGACGTTTGCTGAGTTAGGACGTGGGGTATTCGGCCTCGGTTCCTTGCACAAATGACCAGGTTCTATCCGCACCCCGTGCAGGAGAGTGGCGGTCGGTGCCGACAGGTCAGAACACCCACCAGCGCAGGGTGACGAAGCGCATCGCGCCCACCGCTGCGGTGATCCCGATCACCGCGATGGCCTCGGTGACATCGTCGAGTCCCGGTGCCAGGACATCGAGGACGGCCAGCGCGCCGGATGTGATGGCCAGGCCCGCCAGCGCCAGTCCGCCGCCCTCGAGCTGGGCGGCCAGCCAGCCGACGCGGTTCGCGGCGTGGAAGGTGAGGCGGCGGTGCAGTTCGTTGGCCAGGGCGGTGCTGACGATCGATCCGGTCAGATTGGCGATCTGTGGACCACCGCTGTAGCAGGCCAGGAACAACAGGAAATATCCGATATTGCTGAAGCCGCCGACCAGTGCGAACCGCATGAGCTGCGGCAACCAGTGGTCTCCCCGTAGATACTGCGCGAAGCGCGCGGCAAGGCGTCGGATCCGTGGCGGCGCCTGCGGCGGTTCCGGAGTTTCGGCCAGCAACTCGCTGTGGGCGAGGGATACACCAGGGCCGGGCTGTGGGCCCACCCACATACCCGGGGGTGCCGGATAAAGGACAACCATTGTCGTTCCGATCGCACAGTGCCGGACGCCGAGCTGACGACGGTTCCGGCTGGTCTACCGCTCGGTAGAAAGATAGCACCAAGCGGAGAGAATTCCTCCACTTGATTGATGTGGCATGGGAAACACCCCTCCGACACACCGATGGTGATCTGGGCAGACACGCGGAATACGGGCAGACTGGGCGAAGGCATAACAGGCCGTCGCGGCTCCTCGTGGCCGCGAGGAGTTCGGCAGGAGAGTGGGGTCAGCAGGATGTACCGCGTATTCGAGGCACTCGACGAACTGGTCGCGATCGTCGAAGAGGCACGAGGTATCCCGCCCACTCGCAATTGCATCGTCCCCCGTGGCGACGTGCTGGAGCTGCTCGATGATGTGCGTGAGGCGCTGCCCGGGGAACTGGACGACGCGCAGGACGTGCTCGATCACCGCGACAAGATCGTCACCGATGCCCGCGACTCGGCCGAGGCGACCGTCGCCGGTGCCAACGATCAGGCCGAACGGACCGTCGGCGGCGCGCGCGAGGAGGCCGACCGGTTGCTGGCCGATGCCAAGGCGCACGCCGATCGCATGGTCGCCGAGGCTCGTGCGCATGCCGACCACCTGGTCGCGACCGCGCAGGCCGAGGCCGAGCGGATCGTCACCGACGGCAAGGCCGAATACGAGGCGGTCACCGGCCGGGCCCGCACCGAATCGGAGCGAATGATCGCGGCGGGCCAGGCCTCCTACGACCGTTCGGTCGCCGAGGGGCAGGCTGAACAGGATCGCCTCGTCGCCCAGACCGAAGTGGTGCGGGCCGCGCACGGGGAGTCCGCGCGGCTGATCGATTCCGCGCAGACCGAGGCCGATCGGCTGCGCGCCGAGTGCGACCAGTATGTCGACTCCCAGCTGGCCGACTTCGAGGAAACGCTGCACTCCACATTGCGCACGGTCGGGCGGGGCCGCCAGCAGCTGCGTTCCGGTACGGGCGTTCCGGATTACGCGTCCGAATTCCGGCGCTGATCGGTGACGGCTGTCACCGTCGAGCGGCGCATGCGCCGCCTCGGCCCGGCGGGAGCGATGTCCGGCGGTCCGCGTCGGCGGGATTTGGGGCGATAGCCGCAGTTCGCGTACTGTGGGGTGGTTGCCCAAACCCCCCGAAACGTGAGTGAGATTCCGATGCCCGCCGAATCCGGTTCCGGTTCGCGTCGTCGCAAGACGGACGCGGATTTCGTGCTGGACACGCGCAGCCTGGGGCGTGCCCCGGGTTCGATGCGGCAGTTGCATCGCGTCGTCACCGCGTCCGAGCGGATCGGCCTGGACCTGATCGCGATTCCGGCCGGGGCCGAGATCGATCTCGATCTGACCCTGCAGTCGGTCTCGGAAGGTGTGCTGGTCACCGGGACGGTGTCGGCGCCGGTCGAGGGGGAGTGCTCGCGCTGCCTGGAGTCGTTCACCGATGAGCTGGACCTCCACATCACCGAGCTGTTCGCCTATCCCGACAGCGCGACCGAGCAGACCACCGAGGAAGACGAGATCCATCGGCTCGTCGACGACATGATCGATATCGAGCCGGTGGTCACCGACGCGGTCGGCCTGGAACTGCCGCTGCAACCGCTGTGCGAACCCGACTGTGCCGGTCTGTGCCCGGAATGTGGGGTGCGGATGGCGATTGCGGGTCCGGATCACACGCATGAGATACTGGACCCTCGCTGGGCGGGACTTGCGAAATTCGCGAGCGAAACCCCCGGCGCCGGCGTCACTGACGCCCCATCAGACGTAGACCGATCTCTTGCGAGCCGCCATGGCTCGGCAAGTTCGACGACAGAGGAGAAGTAGTCGTGGCCGTTCCGAAGCGCCGGATGTCTCGTGCCAACACCCACTCGCGGCGCAGCCAGTGGAAGGCCACCGCGCCGACCCTGATCACCTGCCCGAACCGGGCCTGCGGTCAGAAGACCCTCCCGCACATCGCGTGCCCGAACTGCGGCACCTACAAGGGCCGCCAGGTCACCTCGGCCATCTGATCCGCTGATCGGGTAACCGCGAAGTGACTGCCGGTAAGGACGATACGGACGCACTCGCAGCGGGCGATGCCGCCGACCACGCCAGCCTGCTCGAAGCGCTGGGCGTGGAGGTGCGTCCGGATCTGCTCCGGCTCGCGCTCACTCACCGCTCGTACGCGTACGAGAACGGTGGTCTGCCGACCAACGAACGCCTGGAATTCCTGGGCGATTCGGTGCTCGGCCTGAGTATTACCGAGCGCCTGTACCTCGAGCATCCGGACAAATCCGAGGGCGAACTCGCCAAACTGCGTGCCAGCGTGGTGAATATGCACGCGCTGGCCGAGGTGGCGCGCGCCCTCGGTGAGGGCGGCCTCGGTCGCCATCTGCTGCTCGGGAAGGGTGAGGAGCTCACCGGCGGACGAGACAAGGCGAGCATCCTCGCCGACGGGATGGAGTCGCTGCTGGGCGCGGTCCATCTGCAACACGGCATCGAAGTCGCCCGCGAAGTGGTGTTGCGGCTGTTCGCCGAGTTGCTCGAGCGCGGCCCGCGGATGGGCGCCGGGCTCGACTGGAAGACCAGTCTGCAGGAGCTCACCGCCGAACGCGGTATCGGCGTGCCCAGTTACGAGATCACCTCGACCGGTCCCGATCACGACAAGGAATTCACCGCCACCGCGGTGATCGGTGGTCAGGCCTACGGCCAGGGCGTCGGCCGGTCGAAGAAGGAAGCCGAACAGAAGGCCGCCGGTGCCGCCTGGCAGGCGCTCACCGCCGACGGTTCCGCTCGAGTCGGGGATTGATGCCCGAACTGCCCGAGGTCGAGGTGGTGCGGCGTGGACTCGCGGAGCACGTCGTCGGCCATATCGTGGAATCGGTACTGGTCAAACATCCGCGGTCGGTGCGTCGTCACGATCTCGGCGGTGATGATCTCGCCGCTCGGATCACCGGTCTGCGCGTGCGATCCGCGTGCCGGCGGGGCAAATTCCTGTGGCTGACCTTCGACGAACCCGATACCGCGCTGGTGGTTCATCTCGGGATGAGCGGGCAGATGCTGGTCCAGCCCGCCGACGCACCACTGGAGAAGCACGCGCACATCGTCGCGGGGCTCGACGACGGCGCGCAGCTGCGATTCGTCGATCAGCGCACCTTCGGCGGCTGGGCGCTCAATCGCCTGGTGACCGTGGACGGCGACGAGCTGCCGGAATCGGTTGCCCACATCGCTCGCGACCCACTCGATCCCCGCTTCGACACCGAGGCCGTGGTGGCCCGGATCCGAGCCAAGTCGACCGAGATCAAGCGAATCCTGCTGGATCAGACGGTGGTTTCGGGGATCGGCAACATCTATGCCGACGAGGCCCTGTGGCGGGCCGGTATCCACGGCGAACGTATCGCCGCCACCCTGACCAGGCCCGCCCTGCGACAGGTGCTCGCGGATGTGCGGATCGTGATGGGCGAGGCCCTGGACGCCGGCGGGACCTCCTTCGACGCGCTGTATGTGAACGTCAACGGCAACTCCGGCTACTTCGAGCGGTCACTCGCCGCCTACGGTCGTGAGGACCGGCCGTGCCGCCGTTGCGGAGCGCCGATCCGCCGTGAGAAGTTCATGAACCGCTCCTCCTACTCCTGCCCTCGATGCCAGCCGAAGCCCCGGCGACGGTGATCCGCACGCGCTAACGTTTGCAGTGTGTCCGACACGCTTCGTACGAAGGGAGGACGGATGCGCAAGCTCACCTACTACGTGGCCTCGACCATCGACGGCTATATCGCCACCGAGGACGGTTCGGTCGACTTCTTTCCCGTCGGTGGGGACCACGGGCCCGCCATCACGACGCAGTACCCCGAAACCCTGCCGACGAAGGTGCGCGAATCGCTCGGCATCGACAGTCCGGGGGAGAGTTTCGACACCGTGATCATGGGGCGCAGAACCTACGACTTCGGCGTGCGCACCGGAACGTCGAGCCCGTATTCGCATCTGCGGCAATTCGTCGTCTCGACCACCCTGCCCGACGCGCCCGATCCGGATGTCGAGCTGATCTCCGCCGACCCGCTCGCCCGGGTGCGGAGTATGCAGCGGGACAAGGGGCCGGGCATGTGGCTGTGCGGCGGCGGGGAACTGGCCTACACGTTGCTGCCGGCCATCGACCAGATCTTCCTCAAGCTGTATCCGATCGTCCTGGGTGGCGGCCGGCCGCTGTTCGGCCGGGGCCGGGGACTGCCGGAGCCGTCGCTGTTCCGGGTGCTCACCAGCCGGGTGTTCGACGACGGGGTGGCCTTCGTCAAGTACAGCCGGATCCGCCGGTGACAGCCCCGGATCCGGCGGCCGCCCTGCGCGAGATCGCGTTCTGGATGGAACGTGAACGCGCGCAGACACATCGGGTCAAGGCCTACCGCCGGGCCGCGGATACGGTGGCGGGTCTGTCCGATGCCGAATACGAGCGCCGCCGGGAATCCGGTGCATGGCAGGAACTTCCGGGGATCGGGCCGAAGACCGCCGCGGTGATCGCGCAGGCCTGCGCCGGTGACGTGCCCGAGCGGCTGGCGCAATTGCGTTCGGCCGCACAGCTGATCGCCCCGGCGGGCGCCGCCCTGCGGACCCGGCTGCGCGGCGATCTGCACACCCACTCCGAATGGTCCGACGGAGGCAGTCCGATCGAGGAGATGATGCGCACCGCGATGGCGCTGGGCCACGAATACTGCGCGCTGACCGACCATTCGCCGCGCCTGCGGGTGGCCAACGGATTGTCCGCGCCGCGACTGCGCGACCAGCTCGAGGTCGTCGCCGAACTCAACGCCCGGCTGGCCCCGTTCCGGATCCTCACCGGTATCGAGGTCGACATCCTCGACGACGGCACCCTCGATCAGGAAGCCGAACTCCTCGAACAGCTGGATCTCGTTGTCGCGAGCGTGCATTCGAATCTGCGCGCCGACTCCGAGACCATGACGAAGCGGATGGTGTACGCGGTCGCGAATCCGAATGTCGATGTCCTCGGGCACTGCACCGGGCGGCTGGTCGCCGGTGAACGCGGACTGCGGCCGGAATCGTCGTTCGACGCCGAGGTGGTCTTCGAGGCGTGCCGCCGCTACGACACCGCGGTGGAGATCAACAGTCGCCCCGAGCGGCGCGATCCACCCGGGCG
The genomic region above belongs to Nocardia spumae and contains:
- the rsmD gene encoding 16S rRNA (guanine(966)-N(2))-methyltransferase RsmD; this encodes MTRIVAGSAGGRRLRVPPAGTRPTSDRVREALFNLLGARLDFDGMRVLDLYAGSGALGLEALSRGASHALLVESDRKAAAVIRGNIADLGLPGAELRPGTVASVLASAPAESYDLVLSDPPYAVTDVAVEADLSALAANGWLAPDALIVVERSARSPETAWPAKYSALKSRRYGETRIDLAEYHG
- the coaD gene encoding pantetheine-phosphate adenylyltransferase; translation: MAGALCPGSFDPVHNGHIDVISRAAAQFDEVVVTVSINKNKQGMFSVDERIELLREATSALPTVRIESWYGLTVDFAREQGITAIVKGLRDATDFGYELQMAQMNKKLSGVDTYFLASNPAHSFLSSSLIKEVASFGGDVADMLPAAVHKRLLARIAERRTAQ
- a CDS encoding GtrA family protein, with the translated sequence MVVLYPAPPGMWVGPQPGPGVSLAHSELLAETPEPPQAPPRIRRLAARFAQYLRGDHWLPQLMRFALVGGFSNIGYFLLFLACYSGGPQIANLTGSIVSTALANELHRRLTFHAANRVGWLAAQLEGGGLALAGLAITSGALAVLDVLAPGLDDVTEAIAVIGITAAVGAMRFVTLRWWVF
- a CDS encoding DivIVA domain-containing protein, which gives rise to MYRVFEALDELVAIVEEARGIPPTRNCIVPRGDVLELLDDVREALPGELDDAQDVLDHRDKIVTDARDSAEATVAGANDQAERTVGGAREEADRLLADAKAHADRMVAEARAHADHLVATAQAEAERIVTDGKAEYEAVTGRARTESERMIAAGQASYDRSVAEGQAEQDRLVAQTEVVRAAHGESARLIDSAQTEADRLRAECDQYVDSQLADFEETLHSTLRTVGRGRQQLRSGTGVPDYASEFRR
- a CDS encoding YceD family protein → MPAESGSGSRRRKTDADFVLDTRSLGRAPGSMRQLHRVVTASERIGLDLIAIPAGAEIDLDLTLQSVSEGVLVTGTVSAPVEGECSRCLESFTDELDLHITELFAYPDSATEQTTEEDEIHRLVDDMIDIEPVVTDAVGLELPLQPLCEPDCAGLCPECGVRMAIAGPDHTHEILDPRWAGLAKFASETPGAGVTDAPSDVDRSLASRHGSASSTTEEK
- the rpmF gene encoding 50S ribosomal protein L32, with protein sequence MAVPKRRMSRANTHSRRSQWKATAPTLITCPNRACGQKTLPHIACPNCGTYKGRQVTSAI
- the rnc gene encoding ribonuclease III; this translates as MTAGKDDTDALAAGDAADHASLLEALGVEVRPDLLRLALTHRSYAYENGGLPTNERLEFLGDSVLGLSITERLYLEHPDKSEGELAKLRASVVNMHALAEVARALGEGGLGRHLLLGKGEELTGGRDKASILADGMESLLGAVHLQHGIEVAREVVLRLFAELLERGPRMGAGLDWKTSLQELTAERGIGVPSYEITSTGPDHDKEFTATAVIGGQAYGQGVGRSKKEAEQKAAGAAWQALTADGSARVGD
- the mutM gene encoding bifunctional DNA-formamidopyrimidine glycosylase/DNA-(apurinic or apyrimidinic site) lyase, with the protein product MPELPEVEVVRRGLAEHVVGHIVESVLVKHPRSVRRHDLGGDDLAARITGLRVRSACRRGKFLWLTFDEPDTALVVHLGMSGQMLVQPADAPLEKHAHIVAGLDDGAQLRFVDQRTFGGWALNRLVTVDGDELPESVAHIARDPLDPRFDTEAVVARIRAKSTEIKRILLDQTVVSGIGNIYADEALWRAGIHGERIAATLTRPALRQVLADVRIVMGEALDAGGTSFDALYVNVNGNSGYFERSLAAYGREDRPCRRCGAPIRREKFMNRSSYSCPRCQPKPRRR
- a CDS encoding dihydrofolate reductase family protein, whose amino-acid sequence is MRKLTYYVASTIDGYIATEDGSVDFFPVGGDHGPAITTQYPETLPTKVRESLGIDSPGESFDTVIMGRRTYDFGVRTGTSSPYSHLRQFVVSTTLPDAPDPDVELISADPLARVRSMQRDKGPGMWLCGGGELAYTLLPAIDQIFLKLYPIVLGGGRPLFGRGRGLPEPSLFRVLTSRVFDDGVAFVKYSRIRR
- a CDS encoding PHP domain-containing protein; amino-acid sequence: MTAPDPAAALREIAFWMERERAQTHRVKAYRRAADTVAGLSDAEYERRRESGAWQELPGIGPKTAAVIAQACAGDVPERLAQLRSAAQLIAPAGAALRTRLRGDLHTHSEWSDGGSPIEEMMRTAMALGHEYCALTDHSPRLRVANGLSAPRLRDQLEVVAELNARLAPFRILTGIEVDILDDGTLDQEAELLEQLDLVVASVHSNLRADSETMTKRMVYAVANPNVDVLGHCTGRLVAGERGLRPESSFDAEVVFEACRRYDTAVEINSRPERRDPPGRLIRLAAEMGCLFSIDTDAHAPGQLDWQGYGCERAIANDVAAERVVNTWTLDDLLEFTGR